A stretch of DNA from Candidatus Micrarchaeum acidiphilum ARMAN-2:
ATGTGGTATAATGGCAGTAGCAGACGTAAATTCGAGGGATTTTGAGGATGAAGTACTTAAGTCTAAGATACCGGTCGTAGTAGACATATGGGCCGAATGGTGCGGACCGTGCAGGATGTTTTCACCTATTGTGGATGAGGTTTCTGAAGAGTACAAAGGCAAGGTAAAGTTTGTAAAGCTAAACGCAGACGAGAACGAGGAGATAGCTGCGAAATACAACATAATGAGCATACCGACCGCGCTACTCATAGAAAAAGGGAATGTGAAGGCGGTGAATGTCGGGGCAATACCAAAAGAGCCGTTTAAGAAGTGGATAGACTCAAATCTGTAAGCTTTGCACTTCGAGGCTCTGACAGGCTTCACAGTATGTATTAAATCCCTTTTTAATTATATTCTATTGCACCGGTGCTAAAATGACCGATTTACCGTTTCCGAGAGGGGTTAGGGACCTGTTGCCTAATGAAGCCCTATTCAAAGCCGAGACTGTAGGGAAGATTGAATCCGTATTTAGAGCCTTTGGCTTTTTAACCATATCAACGCCTAAGATAGAGTCTCTTAAGATCTTGAAGGGAAAGAGCGCGATTGGGGAGGATGAAAAGCTCATATATGAGCTGAAGGAGGAAGAGCTGGGGCTTAGGTACGATCAGACGGTATCTCTGGCAAGGTATTTTATAATGCACAACAACCTCCCTCTGCCATTTAAAAGATATGCGATTGGGGAGGCCTGGAGAATGGACGAGCCGCAGCACCTTAGGTATAGGGAATTCACACAGGCCGACGTTGACATAATAGGAGGGGAAAGGTCGCTTTGCGATGCGGAGGTGGTA
This window harbors:
- a CDS encoding thioredoxin; this encodes MAVADVNSRDFEDEVLKSKIPVVVDIWAEWCGPCRMFSPIVDEVSEEYKGKVKFVKLNADENEEIAAKYNIMSIPTALLIEKGNVKAVNVGAIPKEPFKKWIDSNL